A genomic region of Pseudomonas sp. MPC6 contains the following coding sequences:
- a CDS encoding 5-formyltetrahydrofolate cyclo-ligase, translating to MTEPALLPRPQLRRMLRKARRALTPGQQRQAARGLYKQLAQQPLFRRARHISLYLPTDGEIDPRVLLRAAQRRGKATYLPVLSAWPRTKMVFQRVRPGEKLKPNRFRILEPRHNLARQRKVWALDLVLLPLVGFDDVGGRLGMGGGFYDRSLAYLARRKNWRKPTLLGLAHECQKVERLAQASWDVPLQGTVTDKAWYYAG from the coding sequence ATGACCGAACCTGCGCTGCTGCCCCGCCCGCAACTTCGACGCATGCTGCGCAAGGCCCGCCGCGCATTGACCCCCGGTCAACAGCGCCAGGCTGCTCGCGGGCTGTACAAGCAACTGGCCCAACAGCCTTTGTTCCGGCGCGCCAGACACATCTCGCTGTACCTGCCTACCGACGGTGAAATCGATCCGCGGGTGCTGCTGCGTGCCGCGCAACGCCGAGGCAAGGCCACTTATCTGCCAGTGCTCAGTGCCTGGCCGCGCACCAAAATGGTGTTCCAGCGAGTTCGCCCTGGCGAAAAGCTCAAACCCAATCGTTTCCGCATTCTCGAACCCCGGCATAACCTCGCCCGACAACGCAAAGTCTGGGCGCTGGACCTGGTGCTGCTGCCATTGGTCGGGTTTGACGATGTCGGCGGACGCCTGGGCATGGGCGGCGGCTTCTACGATCGCAGCCTGGCGTACCTGGCGCGACGCAAAAACTGGCGCAAGCCGACGTTATTGGGCCTGGCCCATGAATGTCAGAAGGTAGAACGGTTGGCTCAGGCCAGCTGGGATGTGCCGTTACAGGGAACGGTTACGGACAAGGCCTGGTATTACGCAGGCTAG
- a CDS encoding EVE domain-containing protein, with protein sequence MAYWLMKSEPDELSIKDLEKLGKARWDGVRNYQARNFLRAMAVGDEFFFYHSSCPEPGIAGIGKIVEAAYPDPTALEPESHYFDPKATAEKNAWSAIDVAHVETFSKVLKLDYLKQQTALAEMPLVQKGSRLSVMPVTAEQWTAVLGLR encoded by the coding sequence ATGGCCTATTGGCTGATGAAATCCGAGCCCGACGAACTCTCGATCAAGGATCTGGAGAAGCTCGGCAAAGCGCGCTGGGACGGGGTTCGCAACTACCAGGCACGTAATTTCCTGCGGGCCATGGCGGTGGGCGACGAGTTTTTCTTTTACCACTCCAGCTGCCCCGAACCGGGCATTGCCGGAATCGGCAAGATTGTCGAAGCCGCGTACCCGGACCCGACGGCGCTGGAGCCGGAGAGTCATTACTTCGATCCGAAGGCCACGGCAGAGAAAAACGCCTGGAGCGCGATTGATGTTGCGCATGTGGAGACGTTTTCCAAGGTGTTGAAGCTGGATTATCTGAAGCAGCAGACGGCGCTGGCCGAGATGCCACTGGTGCAGAAAGGCTCGCGACTGTCAGTGATGCCCGTCACCGCTGAGCAATGGACGGCGGTGCTTGGTCTGCGCTAA
- a CDS encoding efflux RND transporter periplasmic adaptor subunit, which translates to MSTHSRSSLFFAFLLGALLLAAGGFGYWKSTLNRLPEGLYVGNGRLEATEVQIASKTPGRLAEVLVDEGDKVTKGQLLARMDTRTLEAQRRQAEAEVIRARENLSAAQANVQLRQSEQLLAHQELKRSQELFKRGFASGQIIDQQQSRFDTGNAAVAAARAQVSAVGAGIGAAQAEVAQLTSEIDDSSLRAPIDGVIQLRMAEPGEVLGAGGRVLLLIDPNDQYMNLYLAASVAGRLAVGDEARILLDALPGQPLPAKISFVAAKSQFTPKEVETRDERQKLVFRVKLHLTQPSAVPQAKPGMPGNGYVRTAPIDWPANLQ; encoded by the coding sequence ATGTCGACGCACAGCCGTTCTTCGCTTTTCTTCGCTTTTTTACTGGGGGCTTTGCTCCTGGCCGCCGGGGGATTCGGTTACTGGAAGTCGACGCTTAACCGACTGCCCGAAGGGTTGTATGTCGGCAATGGTCGGCTTGAAGCCACTGAAGTGCAGATCGCCAGCAAGACACCCGGCCGGCTGGCTGAAGTACTGGTGGACGAAGGCGACAAAGTAACCAAAGGTCAACTGCTGGCCCGCATGGACACCCGCACCCTTGAAGCCCAGCGCAGGCAGGCTGAAGCCGAAGTAATACGCGCCCGGGAAAACCTCTCCGCCGCCCAGGCCAATGTGCAACTGCGCCAGAGTGAGCAACTGCTTGCCCATCAAGAGCTCAAACGCTCCCAGGAACTGTTCAAGCGCGGTTTCGCCAGTGGCCAGATCATCGACCAGCAGCAGTCGCGCTTCGACACTGGCAACGCGGCCGTCGCCGCGGCCCGCGCTCAAGTGTCCGCGGTCGGTGCAGGCATTGGCGCAGCGCAGGCAGAAGTCGCTCAGTTAACCAGCGAAATTGACGACAGCAGCCTTCGGGCCCCCATCGACGGAGTGATTCAGCTTCGCATGGCCGAACCCGGTGAAGTGCTCGGCGCCGGTGGGCGGGTACTGCTGCTGATTGACCCGAACGACCAATACATGAACCTCTATCTTGCAGCATCCGTGGCCGGACGCCTGGCGGTCGGCGATGAAGCGCGGATCTTGCTGGACGCCCTCCCCGGTCAGCCGTTGCCGGCAAAAATCAGCTTCGTGGCGGCCAAATCGCAGTTCACGCCCAAAGAAGTCGAGACCCGTGACGAGCGTCAGAAACTGGTGTTTCGGGTCAAGCTGCACCTGACCCAACCCAGCGCCGTGCCCCAGGCCAAACCGGGGATGCCCGGTAATGGTTATGTGCGCACCGCTCCTATTGACTGGCCGGCCAATCTTCAATGA